One region of Chitinophaga varians genomic DNA includes:
- a CDS encoding AAA family ATPase: protein MNYTEKRSIEEDIKVLKKNIEEVKKASRKPIVQRPALIYINGEPLFRPYTINAIQGKEGCHKSRLAEIICTAAIAGDNEVASPGGNYLNIVANPDMPCHVMYVDTERNTQDEFPVTIRSLNRNAGYRVNTISTRFHPVPILDVSRENRLAVIQHFVQDLRKKVKEHIFVVLDVSTDCVDDFNSAGSANRIHDWMNVMRIRYNMTFLLLIHENMSGAEKARGHIGTELTFKASTQLQIRRVSEDEDKEIFQLVFKKMRFKRRNAPIYVAYDQDLETLVQIEHTDAGKEEKKGSSTGNELHAALAEAFSERREYPRAELASFVAKRLNGAYNENTVARKLSDLSREDQFILNINGGGKFISEKRSRETFYLFQPIAEHELADAPTAN from the coding sequence ATGAACTACACAGAAAAAAGATCTATTGAAGAGGACATTAAAGTTCTCAAAAAGAATATTGAGGAAGTGAAAAAGGCTTCGCGTAAACCAATAGTGCAACGCCCTGCATTAATATATATAAATGGAGAACCACTTTTCAGACCATATACAATTAATGCAATACAAGGAAAAGAAGGCTGCCACAAAAGCCGGTTGGCAGAGATTATCTGCACCGCTGCCATAGCCGGAGATAATGAAGTCGCAAGTCCGGGCGGGAACTACCTGAACATAGTAGCTAATCCTGACATGCCCTGTCATGTGATGTATGTAGATACTGAGCGGAATACGCAGGACGAGTTCCCTGTTACTATTCGATCATTAAATCGAAATGCTGGTTATAGAGTGAATACAATTTCTACTCGTTTCCATCCAGTTCCAATACTGGATGTTTCGCGCGAAAATAGGTTGGCAGTTATACAACATTTTGTACAAGACCTACGAAAAAAAGTAAAAGAACACATATTTGTAGTACTGGATGTATCGACGGATTGCGTAGACGACTTTAATTCTGCCGGAAGTGCAAATAGGATTCACGACTGGATGAATGTTATGAGAATCCGGTATAACATGACATTCCTGTTGCTAATACATGAAAATATGAGCGGTGCTGAAAAAGCACGCGGGCATATAGGTACCGAACTTACGTTTAAAGCATCAACGCAATTGCAGATACGGCGTGTAAGTGAAGATGAGGATAAAGAAATATTCCAGTTAGTATTCAAAAAAATGCGATTTAAACGACGAAACGCGCCTATTTACGTAGCGTACGACCAAGATCTTGAAACTTTGGTACAGATAGAACATACTGACGCTGGCAAGGAAGAAAAGAAAGGCTCCAGTACCGGCAACGAATTACACGCTGCCCTGGCTGAAGCCTTTAGCGAACGACGCGAATATCCTCGTGCTGAACTTGCGTCTTTTGTAGCGAAAAGGCTAAACGGTGCTTATAACGAGAACACAGTTGCCCGTAAGCTGTCAGACCTTAGCCGTGAGGATCAATTTATATTGAACATCAACGGAGGTGGAAAATTTATATCGGAAAAGCGCAGTCGTGAAACCTTCTATTTGTTCCAGCCGATCGCTGAACATGAACTGGCGGATGCGCCGACTGCAAACTGA
- the mobC gene encoding conjugal transfer protein MobC produces MSMRTGENEQGLKKIIDLTRMIAIVILLLHCYHHCYYAFKLVGWTSNISDQLLKNIIKTGLLSGYFKSKLIALLFLFLSLLGVRGRKDEKADAKAGVALLFSGLIIYFISGLILIVDRLPAQVVATVYILLNALAFILLITGGSIIARSLKKRLSGDIFNKENETFPQQEKLLENEFSINLPAFYFYKGSRRDSWLNYVSPARGLLCVASPGAGKSRYLIEPAIRQLLAKHHAMVLYDFKYPDLTIIAYNHYLKNRNSYPVKPSFYVINFDDLPHSNRCNPLYPEMMHDISDAVEAARILMLGTNKSWLKKQGDFFVESAINFTISVIWFLRKYQDGRYCTLPHTIEFMQVKMDKLFTVLQTEPEISAFISPFISAFVENTMEQLEGQLDAAKIGLARLSSPTIYYLLSGNDFTLDVNNPDAPKILCLANNPQKQEVYGPLLSLFMTRISKIMNQPGKTKSAVVLDEFPTLTFLELSTQIASARSHLISTILAMQSDHQLRLQYGKEWADVVLNICGNIMIGQTSGELAKQVSERLGKTMQDRESISINSGDTSISRSKQLEIAVPVSTISNLSSGEFVGICADTPEQPIELKRFHAHVKVDNAALKNEKDGYLPVPVVKPVTRKDIMDNYTIIKQDVQDIVEEVLQTILNDPSQEGLIVKK; encoded by the coding sequence ATGTCAATGCGAACAGGTGAAAACGAACAGGGGTTGAAAAAGATCATTGACCTCACAAGAATGATAGCAATAGTAATTCTTCTCCTTCATTGCTACCACCACTGCTATTACGCTTTTAAGCTCGTCGGGTGGACGAGCAATATATCAGACCAATTACTGAAAAACATTATAAAGACTGGGCTACTATCAGGGTACTTCAAAAGTAAACTCATTGCACTTTTGTTCCTGTTTCTTTCCTTACTCGGAGTGCGCGGCAGGAAGGATGAAAAAGCTGACGCTAAAGCCGGTGTAGCTCTTCTCTTTTCCGGATTAATAATCTACTTTATCAGTGGTCTGATATTAATTGTAGACAGACTTCCGGCGCAAGTTGTTGCTACTGTATACATATTATTAAATGCACTGGCGTTTATACTACTCATTACAGGAGGCAGTATAATAGCCAGGTCTTTAAAAAAAAGACTGAGCGGAGATATTTTTAACAAGGAGAATGAAACGTTTCCGCAGCAGGAGAAACTACTTGAAAATGAGTTTTCGATTAACCTACCTGCGTTCTATTTTTACAAAGGCTCTCGGCGGGATTCATGGCTGAACTATGTTTCGCCTGCGCGTGGCCTACTCTGTGTGGCATCGCCCGGAGCAGGAAAATCCAGATACCTAATTGAGCCTGCAATCCGGCAACTTCTTGCCAAACACCATGCAATGGTGTTGTATGATTTCAAATATCCCGACTTAACCATTATTGCGTACAATCATTACCTGAAAAACCGGAATAGCTATCCGGTTAAGCCCTCATTTTACGTCATAAATTTTGATGATCTACCGCACAGCAATCGTTGCAACCCGTTGTACCCGGAAATGATGCACGACATATCAGACGCAGTGGAGGCCGCTCGAATTTTAATGCTTGGAACCAATAAATCGTGGCTTAAAAAGCAGGGCGATTTCTTTGTGGAAAGTGCCATCAATTTTACTATATCTGTCATTTGGTTTCTACGAAAGTATCAAGATGGACGCTATTGCACATTGCCTCACACCATAGAGTTTATGCAGGTGAAAATGGATAAGCTCTTTACTGTACTCCAAACGGAGCCAGAAATTTCAGCCTTCATTTCGCCCTTCATTTCGGCCTTCGTTGAAAACACAATGGAGCAATTGGAAGGCCAGCTTGACGCTGCAAAAATTGGTCTTGCCCGGCTTTCATCTCCAACAATATACTACCTACTAAGCGGCAACGATTTTACGTTAGATGTGAATAACCCTGACGCACCGAAAATTCTTTGCCTTGCCAATAATCCGCAGAAGCAGGAAGTATACGGCCCTCTACTCAGCTTGTTCATGACCCGGATCAGCAAGATCATGAACCAGCCAGGCAAAACCAAATCAGCGGTTGTGTTGGATGAATTTCCCACCCTCACATTTCTGGAACTCTCCACCCAAATCGCTAGTGCGCGAAGCCACCTTATTTCTACCATTTTGGCAATGCAATCGGATCATCAATTAAGGCTACAGTACGGGAAAGAGTGGGCTGATGTAGTGTTGAATATATGCGGCAATATTATGATCGGACAGACCAGCGGGGAGCTTGCCAAACAGGTATCGGAACGGCTCGGCAAAACAATGCAAGATCGTGAAAGTATCTCCATCAACAGCGGTGACACGTCCATTTCCCGAAGCAAGCAACTGGAAATAGCCGTGCCAGTGAGTACGATTTCAAATTTATCGAGTGGTGAGTTTGTTGGAATTTGCGCGGATACCCCTGAGCAGCCCATTGAGCTTAAACGGTTCCATGCTCATGTAAAAGTCGATAACGCTGCCTTGAAAAATGAGAAGGACGGTTATCTACCTGTTCCAGTGGTAAAACCTGTAACCCGCAAGGACATTATGGACAATTACACCATCATAAAACAGGATGTGCAAGATATAGTTGAGGAGGTGTTGCAAACTATATTAAACGATCCATCGCAGGAGGGGTTGATTGTAAAAAAATGA
- a CDS encoding relaxase/mobilization nuclease domain-containing protein: MVARVNASKSLRNALHYNEHKVKQSAAVLIHSRNFAKDTHKLGITDKLGTLQNLAARNERTKVNSVHISLNFDPSEKIDDSTLQKIADSYLQKIGFGDQPYLVYRHKDASHPHIHIVTTNIRRNGKRIPLHNIGKNQSEKARKQIEKDFNLVRADSKQRQQVDEVKPVNAEKIVYGKYDGPGTKRAIAKVLDAVLPKYKYTSLPELNAVLRPYNIAADPGSKDSRIYKAGGLYYRALNNYGQKVGVPIPASHIYNKPTLKNLEKRFQQNQIDRRPHMQRVRNAIDYIIATKGKMTIPELQTHLKKERIALVVRQNADGIIYGLTYVDHKTHTVFNGSDLGKAYSANQVQNRIQQIPSAHPDSLHLKPKSSISPKPEPTPADAVKGAIESVFEVEKETSPQAEFDERKRKKRKRLFH, encoded by the coding sequence ATGGTTGCAAGAGTAAACGCCAGCAAGTCCCTGCGCAATGCACTCCACTACAATGAACATAAGGTAAAGCAGTCCGCTGCTGTCCTCATTCATTCCCGGAACTTCGCAAAGGACACACATAAGCTAGGCATCACCGACAAACTGGGAACATTACAGAACCTCGCGGCTCGTAACGAGCGCACGAAAGTAAACAGCGTCCATATCTCTTTGAATTTTGATCCATCGGAAAAAATCGACGACAGTACGCTGCAAAAAATTGCTGATTCTTACCTTCAGAAAATCGGCTTTGGAGATCAGCCATACCTCGTTTATCGTCATAAGGATGCCAGCCACCCGCACATCCATATTGTTACCACGAACATCCGCAGAAATGGAAAACGGATTCCATTACATAACATCGGCAAAAACCAGTCTGAAAAGGCCCGGAAACAAATAGAAAAGGACTTTAATCTCGTCCGGGCAGATTCAAAACAGCGGCAGCAGGTAGATGAAGTAAAACCGGTGAATGCCGAAAAAATTGTATATGGCAAATATGATGGACCAGGTACTAAGCGGGCTATCGCCAAAGTCCTCGATGCAGTCCTGCCGAAATACAAATACACCTCGTTACCGGAATTGAATGCCGTCTTACGGCCGTATAATATCGCCGCTGACCCGGGCAGTAAAGATTCCCGTATATACAAAGCCGGTGGACTATATTATAGAGCACTTAATAACTATGGCCAAAAAGTGGGCGTGCCTATCCCTGCAAGCCACATCTACAACAAACCCACACTGAAAAATCTCGAAAAAAGATTTCAGCAAAATCAGATCGACCGCCGCCCGCACATGCAGCGTGTTCGCAATGCGATTGACTACATCATTGCAACAAAAGGGAAAATGACTATCCCCGAACTGCAAACACATCTAAAGAAAGAGCGGATCGCTCTCGTGGTTCGGCAAAACGCCGATGGTATCATCTATGGGCTGACTTACGTAGATCACAAAACCCATACTGTTTTTAATGGTTCTGATCTCGGCAAAGCCTACAGTGCGAACCAAGTGCAAAATCGGATTCAGCAGATCCCGTCAGCACATCCTGATTCCCTCCACCTCAAACCCAAATCTTCTATTTCACCCAAGCCAGAGCCGACACCGGCAGACGCGGTTAAGGGCGCTATTGAATCGGTATTCGAGGTAGAAAAGGAAACCTCTCCGCAGGCTGAATTTGACGAAAGAAAAAGGAAAAAGCGAAAAAGACTATTTCATTAA
- a CDS encoding plasmid mobilization protein, with amino-acid sequence MKAQKINRDKHLHVRLTPEEYNKLYAQFTTSSSQKFSEHIRKILLDKPIKMYHRNQSLDDLMAVLILLKDELNAIANNYNQVVKKLHMLNDKSDLAGWLSLNEAGRKALNEKISEIKEKIAQINDKWLQE; translated from the coding sequence ATGAAAGCGCAAAAGATCAATCGCGACAAGCACCTCCATGTGCGGCTCACGCCGGAGGAATACAATAAGCTATACGCACAATTCACCACTTCGTCAAGCCAAAAATTCAGTGAGCATATTCGGAAAATCCTATTGGATAAGCCCATCAAAATGTATCACAGAAACCAGTCGCTCGATGACTTAATGGCAGTATTAATTCTGCTCAAAGACGAGCTGAATGCCATCGCCAACAACTACAACCAGGTCGTCAAAAAACTCCACATGCTCAATGATAAATCTGACCTCGCAGGTTGGCTCTCACTGAATGAAGCTGGCCGTAAAGCCTTGAACGAAAAGATCAGCGAGATCAAAGAGAAAATCGCTCAAATCAATGACAAATGGTTGCAAGAGTAA
- a CDS encoding toprim domain-containing protein, whose translation MTIEQAKELDMVDYLAKIGFQPKTINEPHYWYISPLRPDEKTPSFKINRSMNKWKDWGSGDHGNLIDFGIRFHQCSVKDFLQKLDANTPTFRPTQQKEDPNGPQSEITIRRVQPITSLPLIQYVRQRGIPLDTAERYLKEVHYDLKGKNYYAIGFKNDAGGYELRNKYIKASSAPKTSTFIDNKSGELAVFEGFFNFLSHQAINRNKQQPPTNFLILNSLSFFGNNISRMTAHDRVKLYLDNDKSGDKVTKQAMAIDCHKFSDERRLYAPSKDLNDWLLTNHPQQQHQHNQHQQRRSP comes from the coding sequence ATGACAATAGAGCAAGCGAAAGAGCTGGACATGGTAGACTATCTTGCCAAAATAGGATTCCAGCCCAAGACGATTAATGAACCTCATTACTGGTATATTTCCCCGCTACGTCCGGATGAAAAGACACCCTCTTTCAAGATCAATCGGAGCATGAACAAATGGAAGGATTGGGGTAGTGGTGACCACGGCAACCTGATCGACTTCGGCATCCGGTTCCACCAATGCTCCGTGAAAGATTTTCTGCAAAAACTGGATGCAAACACTCCGACGTTTAGACCAACCCAGCAGAAGGAAGATCCAAACGGGCCACAGAGTGAAATTACTATCCGCAGAGTACAGCCGATAACATCACTTCCATTGATCCAGTATGTGCGACAACGCGGCATTCCCTTAGATACCGCAGAACGATATTTGAAAGAGGTGCATTACGATCTCAAAGGGAAAAATTATTATGCCATCGGATTCAAAAATGATGCTGGTGGATATGAGCTGCGCAACAAGTATATCAAAGCCAGCTCCGCACCCAAAACGTCCACATTTATAGACAACAAATCAGGTGAGCTTGCAGTATTTGAAGGCTTCTTTAATTTCCTCTCCCATCAAGCCATTAATCGCAACAAACAACAGCCACCAACCAATTTTTTGATACTAAACTCCCTCTCTTTTTTCGGCAATAATATTTCCCGCATGACAGCCCATGATCGTGTTAAATTATATCTCGACAACGACAAGTCAGGCGACAAGGTAACTAAGCAGGCAATGGCTATCGACTGCCATAAATTCAGCGACGAACGCAGGCTATATGCACCTTCCAAAGACCTCAATGACTGGCTGCTAACAAATCATCCACAACAACAGCACCAGCATAACCAGCACCAACAGCGCCGAAGCCCTTAG
- a CDS encoding DUF3560 domain-containing protein, with amino-acid sequence MKHNYEERRQNRIDYANEQAAKLKKESDNLYNKAMDMASYIPMGQPILVGHHSEKRDRRYREKIHTTHGKSIAASDKARYYENKAATIEANDSISSDDPQAIAKLKDKLAVLESTQAFMKAANKCVKSRNKAAFMNLPHATEKIWLEITTPDYLKRTGFADYTLRNNNANIRRVKQRIAQLERLEQLITAEKTINGVRVVINTEANRVQLFFPNKPNEDIINRLRSRGFRFSRSEGNAWQQFISRSAVDHAYMVAGLYETGDGAQ; translated from the coding sequence ATGAAACACAATTATGAAGAACGCCGACAGAACCGCATTGACTACGCAAACGAGCAGGCGGCTAAATTGAAAAAGGAATCTGATAACCTGTATAACAAGGCTATGGATATGGCCTCTTATATTCCTATGGGCCAGCCAATACTGGTAGGGCATCATTCTGAAAAGAGGGATCGGAGATACCGGGAGAAAATTCACACTACACATGGAAAATCCATTGCAGCCAGTGACAAGGCCAGGTACTATGAAAACAAGGCTGCCACAATAGAGGCGAATGATTCTATTTCATCAGACGATCCGCAGGCAATCGCCAAACTAAAGGACAAACTTGCAGTATTGGAAAGTACCCAAGCATTTATGAAAGCAGCTAATAAATGCGTCAAATCCCGTAACAAAGCGGCATTTATGAACCTTCCCCACGCCACAGAAAAAATCTGGCTGGAGATTACAACGCCTGACTATTTAAAGCGTACTGGCTTCGCAGATTACACCCTCCGAAACAACAACGCCAATATCCGTAGGGTAAAACAACGCATTGCCCAACTAGAACGTTTGGAACAGCTTATAACCGCTGAAAAAACGATAAATGGTGTTCGTGTAGTAATAAATACAGAGGCAAACCGGGTACAGCTTTTCTTTCCGAACAAGCCGAATGAAGATATTATAAACCGTTTGCGTAGCAGGGGTTTCCGCTTCTCCCGTTCCGAGGGCAACGCCTGGCAACAGTTTATCAGTAGAAGCGCCGTAGATCACGCCTATATGGTAGCTGGCCTTTATGAAACAGGAGACGGCGCACAGTAA
- a CDS encoding J domain-containing protein, which yields MAKKKGFLDGYQTYDTAGGHGNAQSWRDAFKQTMSKEDATVLMNEAVQTPHEILGISPAASAAEIKTAFRQLIRQWHPDTNQHRLAEAEAMSKKIIAAYTLLS from the coding sequence ATGGCAAAGAAAAAAGGCTTCCTCGACGGTTACCAGACATACGATACAGCAGGCGGCCACGGCAATGCTCAGAGCTGGCGGGATGCGTTCAAACAGACTATGAGCAAGGAAGATGCTACCGTACTAATGAATGAAGCTGTGCAAACTCCGCATGAGATACTAGGCATATCACCGGCAGCTTCCGCAGCAGAAATAAAAACGGCATTCCGTCAACTGATACGGCAATGGCATCCTGATACCAACCAGCACCGGCTTGCTGAGGCCGAGGCTATGAGCAAAAAGATCATAGCAGCCTACACACTTCTTTCATAG
- a CDS encoding DUF6908 domain-containing protein, producing MKKISQQATEIFSQILEKLGTQSHVKLESSGFMPLTVEVLNRFITTAAGEGTIYSLCHYYEMNGDLMRDPEMCFLVVDCRKEPTDFKNLHVCPQMFQQDSFPLYEESIEIENNTVVAFWPGYQHQHCLFANQWLKNIQQQGFLK from the coding sequence ATGAAAAAGATCAGTCAACAGGCTACCGAAATATTTAGCCAAATCTTGGAAAAATTGGGAACTCAATCGCACGTAAAACTCGAATCCTCCGGCTTCATGCCTTTGACGGTGGAAGTGTTAAACAGGTTCATAACTACTGCCGCAGGAGAAGGCACTATCTACAGCCTTTGCCACTACTACGAAATGAACGGCGACCTGATGCGTGACCCCGAAATGTGTTTTCTCGTCGTTGATTGCCGGAAGGAACCAACAGACTTTAAAAACCTTCACGTCTGCCCCCAGATGTTCCAACAGGACAGCTTTCCACTATATGAGGAAAGCATCGAAATAGAAAATAATACAGTTGTAGCATTCTGGCCAGGCTACCAACATCAGCACTGCCTTTTTGCAAACCAATGGCTAAAGAATATCCAGCAACAAGGCTTTTTGAAATAA
- a CDS encoding J domain-containing protein, protein MKYFNSCKTIEEVKTLYRELAKEHHPDMGGDTATMQEINKEYAFACAFIAKGSGLTDEQVDQELKLSEEYRAVIEKIIHLPGITIELVGNWIWVTGDTKPVKETLKDARFIFASKKVAWFYRNEAFKVRGNGAPLEQIRAKYGSQTVHGKSKKELNEA, encoded by the coding sequence ATGAAATATTTCAATAGCTGCAAAACCATAGAAGAAGTTAAGACACTTTACCGCGAGCTGGCAAAAGAACATCATCCCGACATGGGCGGAGATACTGCCACTATGCAGGAGATCAATAAAGAATATGCTTTTGCCTGTGCCTTCATTGCGAAGGGTTCCGGCCTCACCGATGAACAGGTAGACCAAGAGTTAAAACTGTCCGAAGAATACCGCGCAGTGATTGAAAAAATCATTCATCTGCCCGGCATCACTATTGAGCTGGTCGGCAACTGGATATGGGTTACCGGTGATACCAAACCAGTCAAGGAAACCTTGAAAGATGCCCGCTTCATATTCGCTTCCAAAAAGGTAGCATGGTTCTACAGAAATGAAGCCTTTAAAGTGCGCGGCAACGGCGCACCCCTCGAACAAATCCGCGCCAAATACGGCTCGCAGACTGTACACGGCAAATCCAAAAAAGAACTTAACGAAGCATGA
- a CDS encoding helix-turn-helix domain-containing protein — protein sequence MFTLSERTNGVVSFMPNSPYALPQFHIPGSLAFQSTNSFGDFFYQEVQQEHFTIWRSTYQPYEDVSLRVRRDQRWLGFRLMLKKHIAHVFLGKPIGIMQGQMHFAYFPLTDVELHLKGNEVYEVVDMQVSPALFSQLKQRGRTFENFAAQIGSDRPVWIADRPAWSSYTVLEAMEDLLKDPTREVVAKHILQEVVNTLIKNKEHDKKIAFDQVENLYLVREMIRKRYPEAMTLKQWAKDTRMNTTDFKYKFRQVFGITPYRYLMYERVKAAKHIMLSNPQLPLSEVARQCGFRTYNNLRRAFFPMEKIKLSAWRDKNIGMAFQLLVELMLFDWM from the coding sequence ATGTTTACCTTGTCCGAACGAACGAACGGAGTGGTTAGCTTTATGCCAAACAGTCCTTACGCTTTACCACAGTTCCACATTCCCGGAAGTCTAGCTTTCCAGTCCACTAACAGTTTTGGCGATTTTTTTTATCAGGAAGTACAGCAGGAACATTTCACTATCTGGCGAAGTACCTACCAGCCTTACGAAGATGTATCGCTGCGTGTGCGGCGGGATCAGCGATGGCTGGGTTTTCGGCTAATGCTGAAGAAGCACATAGCGCATGTGTTCCTGGGCAAGCCTATTGGAATTATGCAGGGCCAGATGCACTTTGCCTATTTTCCTTTAACAGATGTTGAATTGCACCTAAAGGGGAACGAGGTATATGAGGTAGTGGATATGCAGGTATCGCCAGCTTTGTTCAGCCAGCTAAAACAACGCGGGCGCACGTTTGAGAATTTTGCAGCACAGATAGGATCAGATCGGCCCGTGTGGATTGCGGATAGGCCGGCGTGGAGTAGTTATACAGTGTTAGAAGCAATGGAAGACCTGCTGAAAGATCCCACAAGAGAAGTTGTAGCGAAGCACATTTTACAAGAGGTCGTCAATACACTTATCAAAAACAAAGAGCATGATAAGAAGATAGCTTTTGACCAGGTGGAGAACTTATATCTCGTCCGGGAGATGATCCGGAAAAGGTACCCGGAGGCTATGACGTTGAAACAATGGGCGAAAGATACACGCATGAACACCACGGATTTTAAGTACAAGTTTCGGCAGGTGTTCGGTATTACGCCGTATCGCTACCTGATGTACGAACGTGTGAAAGCAGCGAAGCACATCATGCTGTCCAATCCACAATTACCGCTTAGTGAGGTGGCGAGACAATGCGGATTCCGTACATACAATAATTTACGGCGTGCTTTCTTTCCGATGGAGAAAATAAAGCTGTCTGCATGGCGTGATAAAAATATCGGAATGGCTTTTCAATTATTAGTAGAGCTGATGTTGTTCGATTGGATGTAA
- a CDS encoding MauE/DoxX family redox-associated membrane protein has product MNFHKTYRSYISADSRWHIVAEVAAGLLICLFLFTGLDKLYNYYQFKDALGKSPLLVDIANVLAWSLPVTEIMIAVALFIPVTRKVGFKATIIVMLVFIVYLSYMMAFAPKLPCMCAGLLESLSWKSHIVFNFLMIVLAILGIVASGKRSSIGSRAPPA; this is encoded by the coding sequence ATGAATTTCCATAAAACATATCGCTCATACATATCCGCAGATAGCCGTTGGCACATAGTGGCAGAGGTAGCGGCAGGTTTGCTCATATGCCTTTTCCTGTTTACTGGACTTGATAAATTGTATAATTATTATCAGTTCAAAGATGCGTTGGGTAAGTCTCCCCTGTTGGTAGACATAGCGAATGTGCTGGCATGGTCACTCCCTGTAACGGAAATCATGATAGCCGTGGCGCTGTTCATTCCCGTAACACGTAAGGTCGGTTTTAAGGCGACCATCATAGTAATGTTGGTATTTATCGTTTACCTGAGCTATATGATGGCCTTTGCGCCGAAGCTGCCGTGTATGTGTGCGGGCTTGCTGGAATCTTTGTCGTGGAAGTCGCACATTGTGTTCAATTTTTTGATGATCGTTCTGGCGATACTTGGAATAGTGGCCAGCGGTAAACGATCCAGTATAGGTAGCCGAGCGCCTCCTGCATGA